In one window of Armatimonadota bacterium DNA:
- a CDS encoding beta-galactosidase, which produces MNARLPTLIALLLVCAATHSPAAVEWWGEAEGLYGWTSATLDGASGGLAAVGNANSTPGLIELPLPTYGPWNIWLRHNTGQQGSRRARVTVRDDTSVVLGGEGGLSWRWAKVASVAERTLTLQIKPLDPWPADFWFDCWLVTDDLDYVPPDELPAPGRFGEATYRPPFIPSVLVVGSHWELSGYIAATEWDEALARLRWPLAHCSTAELVSGDVALDEYDVVLFTAAFNRRPQLNLSPAASALRRYVSGGGLVIVTDLTRPEQTHWLAPLGVTVREGGDGRPADRQVESALTHPWTIFPRYSDRPWTYCRHPNGWGAVPSYVLSPREGDAILAVGRRGAPLAVSRRLGRGTLAAAVLCKDLGLDHRAVFNLWLHHYAQRSDSTASALGNLKRFCGASAEGPKPYTQWPKVGRGAKGQFLWRGKPFFPVGLYLVNQANLRLVAEAGFNAVMGGGGGDYLAQAARHDVAVFASCSWDMDELARAAHAQRESRSLAAYYVMDEPSNSGHTIEQLHEMIDTIKRQDPDTPCFFIDNDPNEFPSCLPLVDVAVLDPYELREPRGDIRTQGVTMDYARRLLDDDAPLLAVLQAHGFAGEQPILAKPTPQQLRAETYLALAHGARGIFYFVFDQNDDSSITFLHRRDGSFDEPLWSEAKRLARELTRLAPVLSAATFEGALPAGDAEAGWWRGEADLVVLVNTGPDVLTGEVVLPFQPAELTCTGEGRVRVRERLRYVLGPWETAVAINERGDDRGAGRPAGAVSPPRPGE; this is translated from the coding sequence ATGAACGCGCGTTTACCGACTCTGATCGCTCTGCTCCTGGTGTGCGCTGCAACTCACTCACCGGCTGCCGTCGAGTGGTGGGGGGAGGCCGAGGGCCTGTACGGCTGGACCTCCGCAACATTGGACGGCGCGTCTGGTGGCCTAGCGGCGGTGGGCAACGCCAACAGCACCCCGGGGCTGATCGAGCTGCCGCTGCCGACGTACGGTCCGTGGAACATCTGGCTCAGACACAACACCGGCCAGCAAGGCAGCAGGCGCGCGCGGGTGACAGTCCGCGATGATACATCGGTCGTGCTCGGCGGCGAGGGCGGCCTGTCGTGGAGGTGGGCGAAAGTCGCCTCCGTCGCAGAGCGCACTCTGACCCTTCAAATCAAGCCGCTCGACCCGTGGCCCGCGGATTTCTGGTTTGACTGCTGGCTCGTCACCGATGATCTGGACTACGTGCCGCCGGACGAACTGCCCGCGCCGGGGCGCTTCGGAGAGGCGACCTACCGGCCGCCCTTCATACCCTCCGTGCTTGTCGTCGGGAGCCATTGGGAGCTGTCCGGGTACATCGCGGCAACCGAATGGGACGAAGCTCTCGCGAGACTGCGGTGGCCTCTCGCTCACTGCTCGACGGCGGAACTCGTTTCCGGCGACGTCGCGCTCGACGAATACGACGTCGTCCTCTTCACCGCCGCCTTCAACCGGCGGCCGCAGCTTAATCTATCACCTGCGGCGAGTGCGCTGAGGCGGTACGTCAGCGGGGGCGGGCTCGTGATTGTCACGGACCTCACCCGGCCCGAGCAGACCCACTGGCTTGCACCTCTCGGCGTGACCGTGCGAGAGGGCGGCGACGGGCGGCCAGCTGATCGCCAGGTCGAGAGCGCGCTCACGCATCCGTGGACGATCTTCCCGCGCTACTCCGATCGCCCCTGGACGTACTGCCGGCATCCCAATGGCTGGGGAGCTGTGCCTTCCTACGTTCTCAGCCCTCGCGAAGGGGATGCGATCCTCGCCGTGGGCCGCCGCGGGGCGCCGCTTGCCGTGTCGCGTCGCCTTGGCCGAGGGACATTAGCCGCCGCAGTCCTGTGCAAGGACCTCGGCCTCGATCACCGAGCCGTGTTCAACCTCTGGCTTCACCACTATGCCCAGCGTAGCGACTCGACGGCGAGTGCGTTGGGCAACCTCAAGCGATTCTGCGGCGCATCAGCCGAGGGGCCGAAGCCGTACACGCAGTGGCCGAAGGTGGGGCGCGGAGCAAAGGGACAGTTCCTCTGGCGCGGGAAGCCCTTTTTCCCCGTTGGGCTCTATCTCGTGAATCAGGCGAATCTCCGGCTCGTCGCTGAAGCCGGGTTCAATGCGGTGATGGGCGGAGGCGGCGGTGACTACCTTGCACAGGCGGCCCGGCACGATGTCGCGGTGTTCGCCAGTTGCAGTTGGGACATGGACGAACTGGCTCGCGCCGCGCACGCACAGCGGGAGAGCCGATCCCTCGCGGCCTATTACGTGATGGATGAGCCGAGCAATTCGGGCCACACAATCGAGCAACTGCACGAGATGATTGACACTATCAAACGGCAGGATCCTGACACGCCTTGTTTCTTCATAGACAACGATCCCAACGAATTCCCGAGTTGCTTGCCGCTGGTGGATGTCGCCGTGCTCGACCCGTACGAGCTGCGAGAGCCGCGTGGTGACATCCGGACGCAGGGCGTCACCATGGACTATGCGCGCAGACTCCTCGATGACGACGCGCCGCTGCTGGCGGTGCTGCAGGCGCACGGATTCGCGGGAGAGCAGCCGATCCTGGCCAAGCCCACGCCGCAGCAGCTCCGGGCCGAAACCTACCTCGCCCTGGCACACGGCGCGAGAGGCATCTTCTATTTCGTCTTCGATCAGAATGACGACTCCTCGATCACGTTCCTCCATCGGCGAGACGGAAGCTTCGACGAGCCGCTGTGGAGCGAGGCGAAGCGCCTCGCTCGCGAGTTGACGCGCCTGGCGCCGGTGCTCAGTGCGGCGACATTCGAGGGCGCGCTGCCGGCGGGTGATGCTGAGGCCGGCTGGTGGCGCGGCGAGGCGGACCTCGTGGTGCTCGTCAATACCGGTCCTGATGTCCTGACGGGCGAGGTCGTGCTGCCCTTCCAGCCCGCAGAACTCACCTGCACAGGCGAAGGCAGGGTGCGAGTGCGCGAGCGTCTTAGGTATGTTCTCGGGCCGTGGGAGACGGCCGTGGCGATCAATGAGAGAGGCGATGATCGCGGCGCGGGGCGACCTGCGGGCGCTGTATCACCGCCGCGACCCGGGGAGTGA
- a CDS encoding NfeD family protein: MILLQASWDDVRPIDDGPKEPTHMKMWWAALVALIVILALIFVFYRLALRPTPIERILEDPRAFDERIVSVKGEVKRSLGLLGFGGYEVDDGTGRITVVTDAGLPPSGAEVTVRGIAKNAYTIGDKSLTVIIEKRRGGHRLLKHATSGRAD; encoded by the coding sequence ATGATTCTTCTTCAAGCATCCTGGGACGATGTGCGGCCGATTGACGACGGGCCCAAGGAGCCCACGCACATGAAGATGTGGTGGGCTGCTCTGGTCGCCCTTATCGTCATTCTCGCGCTGATATTTGTATTCTACCGCCTCGCGCTGCGCCCGACGCCAATCGAGCGTATCCTCGAGGATCCGCGAGCCTTCGATGAACGGATCGTGAGCGTCAAGGGCGAGGTCAAGCGTTCGCTCGGACTGCTCGGCTTCGGGGGGTATGAAGTGGACGATGGCACGGGGCGCATCACCGTGGTCACCGACGCAGGCCTGCCGCCGTCCGGAGCGGAGGTGACCGTGCGCGGGATTGCCAAGAACGCCTACACCATCGGAGACAAGAGCCTCACGGTGATCATCGAGAAGCGCCGCGGCGGGCATCGGCTTCTGAAGCACGCGACATCCGGCCGCGCGGACTGA
- a CDS encoding DUF1854 domain-containing protein — translation MDSVEITRAKEPPELRYLEPAQVRVFRTDDGRVRATIGDQRSVIAPRFLRAQPLSAPDRYIAIREADPTGKEVGLLRDWYRLDRESRDLVQAELDRRYLYPVLTRIIQAKHLFGVAICVFETDRGVREVTLRDIRDNVIYLGAARILITDAEGNRYDIPDVTGLDPTSRALLAEIL, via the coding sequence ATGGATAGCGTTGAAATCACGAGGGCCAAAGAGCCACCCGAACTGCGTTACCTGGAACCTGCTCAGGTGCGCGTCTTTCGCACCGATGACGGGCGCGTGCGCGCGACGATCGGCGACCAGCGCAGCGTCATCGCGCCGCGCTTTCTACGCGCCCAGCCGCTGAGCGCCCCCGATCGTTACATTGCCATCCGGGAAGCCGACCCCACGGGCAAGGAGGTCGGCCTGCTGCGCGACTGGTATCGCCTTGACCGCGAATCGCGCGATCTCGTGCAGGCGGAGCTCGACCGGCGGTACCTCTATCCGGTCCTCACGCGGATAATCCAAGCGAAGCACCTCTTCGGCGTCGCGATCTGCGTGTTCGAGACCGATCGAGGGGTACGCGAGGTGACGCTGCGCGACATTCGCGACAACGTGATCTACCTTGGCGCGGCCCGCATTCTCATCACGGACGCCGAGGGCAACCGCTACGACATTCCGGACGTGACCGGGCTCGACCCGACCAGCCGCGCCCTATTGGCGGAGATACTGTAA
- a CDS encoding ABC transporter ATP-binding protein produces the protein MAMCATVQLPDAVLQAVARAAPDAEIRIAAASDLGAGNRFGECWLVLAGDRVLVCAPDGAEAEILVDLPLKDISEAQVEILVGGAMLQAVVNGHKVDLLPYTNALSQRFGQVRGQLDAAAKGKPIPEEPERRTRCPTCGLVLGEETRVCPRCVRKGAVLRRLLGYARPYRARLVLVSMLMLGAAFFGLVPPYLTKILVDDVLIPRQNAILLAWLVVGLAGSSVLSTVLAIWRSRVGAWVGGRVSFDIRAALYDRLQWLSLRYYDRHPTGAIISRLTQDSGGVQDFLAYGLPWVASNAISVIGVAVAVFIINWKLALLVLIPAPLVSILARVLWRRMRRAFHRFWYRWSRFYAIASDALSRVKIIKAFSQQPTEIERFQLRNADVFDASVYAEQTWATYMPLIGLAVSSGSLLVWYFGGLIILGSGGLTVGGLMAFLAYLAMLYGPLNGITQSAQWMSRALTAAERIFEVLDAEADTEKGRGDVVPESIRGEIEFRGVTFGYEKHQPVLKDISFKAERGQMLGLVGKSGAGKTTVINLLCRFYDADDGEVVVDGVNLRDLDLSFYRGRLGAVLQEPFLFTGTIAENIAYGKPDATIEEIMAAAKVANAHDFIVNKPDGYDEQVGEHGGRLSAGEKQRICIARAILHDPAILILDEATASVDLETEAQIQEAIARLIAGRTTFAIAHRLSTLRNASNLLVLEDGKVAEFGTHEELEAKKGAYHRLLDIHQKTSMTKALDG, from the coding sequence ATGGCCATGTGCGCCACGGTACAACTGCCTGACGCCGTTCTGCAAGCCGTCGCCCGCGCCGCGCCCGACGCGGAGATCCGCATCGCGGCCGCAAGCGACCTCGGCGCCGGCAACCGGTTCGGCGAGTGCTGGCTCGTGCTCGCCGGAGACCGCGTGCTCGTCTGCGCGCCGGATGGCGCGGAGGCGGAGATCCTCGTTGACCTGCCGCTGAAGGACATAAGCGAGGCGCAGGTCGAGATCCTCGTCGGCGGCGCCATGCTTCAGGCAGTGGTGAACGGCCACAAGGTAGACCTCTTGCCGTACACCAATGCGCTCTCGCAGCGCTTCGGCCAAGTGCGCGGGCAGCTCGATGCCGCCGCCAAGGGCAAGCCCATCCCCGAGGAGCCGGAGCGCCGGACGCGCTGCCCCACGTGTGGCCTGGTTCTCGGCGAGGAGACCCGCGTCTGCCCGCGCTGCGTGCGCAAAGGCGCGGTACTGCGGCGACTGCTTGGTTACGCGCGGCCCTATCGCGCGCGCCTCGTGCTCGTGAGCATGCTCATGCTTGGGGCCGCTTTCTTCGGCCTCGTCCCGCCCTACCTGACGAAGATCCTCGTGGATGACGTGCTCATCCCACGCCAGAACGCCATCCTTCTCGCGTGGCTGGTTGTTGGGCTCGCAGGGAGCAGCGTGCTCAGCACCGTGCTGGCGATCTGGCGCAGCCGCGTCGGCGCGTGGGTCGGCGGGCGCGTCAGCTTCGATATCCGCGCGGCGCTGTACGATCGTTTGCAGTGGTTGTCTCTGCGCTACTATGACCGGCATCCGACGGGCGCCATCATTTCCCGCCTCACCCAGGACTCCGGCGGAGTGCAGGATTTCCTGGCCTACGGCCTGCCGTGGGTCGCGAGCAACGCGATCAGCGTCATCGGCGTGGCCGTTGCCGTGTTCATCATCAACTGGAAGCTCGCCTTGCTGGTGCTCATCCCGGCGCCGCTGGTGAGCATTCTGGCGCGCGTGTTGTGGCGGCGCATGCGCCGCGCGTTCCACAGGTTCTGGTACCGGTGGAGCCGCTTCTATGCGATCGCCTCCGACGCGCTGTCGCGGGTGAAGATCATCAAGGCGTTCTCGCAGCAACCTACCGAGATCGAGCGCTTTCAACTGCGCAACGCCGATGTCTTCGACGCATCGGTCTATGCGGAGCAGACGTGGGCCACGTACATGCCGCTCATCGGCCTCGCGGTCAGCAGCGGGTCGCTGTTGGTGTGGTACTTCGGCGGCTTGATCATCCTTGGATCGGGCGGTTTGACGGTGGGTGGGCTGATGGCCTTCCTGGCGTACCTCGCCATGCTCTACGGCCCGCTGAATGGCATCACTCAAAGCGCGCAGTGGATGTCGCGCGCGCTCACCGCCGCCGAGCGCATCTTCGAGGTGCTCGATGCCGAGGCAGATACCGAGAAGGGCCGCGGCGACGTCGTCCCGGAGAGCATCCGCGGCGAGATCGAGTTCCGCGGCGTCACCTTCGGCTATGAGAAGCACCAACCCGTGCTCAAGGACATCTCGTTCAAGGCGGAGCGCGGACAGATGCTCGGGTTGGTAGGCAAGAGCGGCGCCGGCAAGACGACGGTCATCAATCTGCTCTGCCGCTTCTATGATGCCGACGACGGCGAAGTCGTCGTGGACGGCGTCAACCTGCGCGACCTCGATCTATCGTTCTATCGCGGGCGGCTCGGCGCCGTGCTCCAGGAGCCGTTCCTGTTCACCGGAACCATCGCCGAGAACATTGCCTACGGCAAGCCGGACGCGACCATCGAGGAGATCATGGCCGCCGCCAAGGTCGCCAACGCTCACGACTTCATCGTCAACAAGCCGGATGGGTACGACGAGCAAGTCGGCGAGCACGGCGGGCGGCTCTCGGCGGGGGAGAAGCAGCGCATCTGCATCGCGCGCGCGATCCTGCACGACCCGGCGATTCTCATCCTCGACGAGGCCACCGCGAGCGTGGATCTCGAGACCGAAGCCCAGATACAGGAAGCGATCGCTCGGCTCATTGCGGGGCGCACGACGTTCGCCATCGCGCACCGGCTCTCCACGCTGCGCAACGCGAGCAACCTGCTCGTCCTCGAGGACGGCAAAGTCGCCGAATTCGGAACCCACGAGGAACTCGAGGCGAAGAAGGGCGCGTACCACCGCCTCTTGGACATCCACCAGAAGACTTCGATGACGAAGGCGCTCGATGGATAG